The genomic interval GTTTAGAAAAAGCGGAGCTTTCTAACGGGGTTTATCTAAACTAAGTAACCAATCTAATCGTTTTGAACAATATGAAAGTCAGAGCAAGCGCAAAAAAAATCTGCAAAGACTGCAAAGTGGTCCGCCGCAAGGGTAGAGTGCGGGTGATATGCAAAAATCCCAAGCATAAACAACGTCAAGGTTAATCTAAGGTGAAGTATAACTAATAACCTATAACTCATAACACAATTTAAGCGCATCAGACACGAGTTATAAGTTATAGGTTATTAGTTATAAAATTTTAGGATATAAACATTATGGCCGTAAGAATAGCCGGAGTAACAATTCCAAATGAAAAAAGGGTGGAGATTTCTTTAACCTATATTTTTGGCATTGGCCTTTCCGCTTCCCAAAAAATATTAAAAACGGCCAATATAGATCCGAGCAGGAGAGTGAAAGATTTAACCGAAGAAGAAATAAATAAATTAAGAACTTTGATAGAAAAACAACATCGGGTAGAAGGCGATCTGAAAAGGGAAATAGCCGGCAATATCAAGCGCTTGAAAGAAATCGGCAGCTACCGGGGAATGAGGCATGTTAGGGGTTTGCCGGTGAGGGGACAGAGAACCAAAACCAATAACCGAACCGTGCGCGGCAATGTCAAGAAAACCGCCGGGTCGGGGAGAAAGCCGGCGGCGCAAAAAACGTAATTACAAATTACAAATCCATTACAAATTTTACAAATAATTAGAATAAAAAGCTATTTGCATTTTAAAGAAAATTGATAAACTGAAATATGTCGGAAGAAAAAAAACAAGAAGATAAAAAAGAAGAGAAAAAAGCGGTTGAAAAGACGGCTGATATTAAGGCTGAAGAAAAAGAAGAGAAGAAGACTGCCAAACCGCCTAAGGAAGAAAAAAATCCTTTAGCCTTAGGCGATTCAGAAGAATTGCCGGAAGATATAAAGAAAAAATTGGCGGAAAAAAAAGAGGAAAGAGCCAAGAAAAAATTCAAGAGAAAGAAAAAAACCGCCAAAACCGTAAAATCCGGACGGGCTTACATTAAGGCCACTTACAATAATACGATTGTAACCCTCACGGATTTGACGGGGAATGTTTTGGCTTGGGCCAGCGCCGGCATGGCCGGTTTTAAGGGGGCAAAAAAATCAACTCCTTATGCCGCCCAAATTATAACTAAAATTGCCGTAACGGCGGCCAGGGAAGAATTTGGTTTGGAAGAAGTAAATGTTTTTGTTAAGGGCGTGGGCACGGGCAGGGAATCGGCCGTCAGAGCCCTAAACGCCAACGGTTTAAATATTACCGCGATTAAAGATATAACCCCGGTTCCTCATAACGGATGCCGGCCCAAAAAGCCAAGAAGAGTGTAATTACAAATTACAAATTTTACAAATAATTGTTTAGAAGGCGGAAGAGATTATGTGGATTAGTAAATTTGTAAAAAATTTCGTAATTTGCAGAGATAGCGTTAAATTTATAAAGAGCTTTAAATCTAAAATAAACTAACTTATATAATTATTTGTATATTTGTCCCGCCACTTATATAAAATTATTTGCCCACGGCCCCGCTTTTAGCGGAGCCTCGCCTTTGGCGGGGCGTGGCAAGGCGGTGATATAAAAATTTGTAATTTGTAACTATGGGAAGAAATTTAGACGCCAAATGCAAACAGTGCCGAAGATTAGGGGAGAAATTGTTTTTAAAAGGTGAACGTTGCAATTCGCCTAAGTGCGCTATGGTCAAGAGAAATTATCCGCCCGGCTTCCACGGACAAAAGGGGAAAAGGCGGCAGAGCGATTATGGAATGCAGTTGGCGGAAAAACAAAAAGCCAAAAAGCAGTATAATCTATTGGAAAAGCAATTTAAGCTTACTTTTTTGAAGGCTAAAAGAAAATCGGGCGATGCCGGCGAAAATTTGCTGAAATCGTTAGAGTTAAGGCTGGACAACGCGGTTTACCGGTTGGGATTTGCCAGTTCCAGGATTCAGGCCAGACAATTGGTTGGC from Patescibacteria group bacterium carries:
- the rpsM gene encoding 30S ribosomal protein S13, producing MAVRIAGVTIPNEKRVEISLTYIFGIGLSASQKILKTANIDPSRRVKDLTEEEINKLRTLIEKQHRVEGDLKREIAGNIKRLKEIGSYRGMRHVRGLPVRGQRTKTNNRTVRGNVKKTAGSGRKPAAQKT
- the rpsK gene encoding 30S ribosomal protein S11, with the translated sequence MAEKKEERAKKKFKRKKKTAKTVKSGRAYIKATYNNTIVTLTDLTGNVLAWASAGMAGFKGAKKSTPYAAQIITKIAVTAAREEFGLEEVNVFVKGVGTGRESAVRALNANGLNITAIKDITPVPHNGCRPKKPRRV
- the rpsD gene encoding 30S ribosomal protein S4, yielding MGRNLDAKCKQCRRLGEKLFLKGERCNSPKCAMVKRNYPPGFHGQKGKRRQSDYGMQLAEKQKAKKQYNLLEKQFKLTFLKAKRKSGDAGENLLKSLELRLDNAVYRLGFASSRIQARQLVGHGHLQVNGRKVDIPSYEVKEGDIIKIKERSKKYKFFKELPEKLSRQKESIPSWLNLNIAEMAGKVLHEPKAGDIKANVNAQIIVEYYSK
- the rpmJ gene encoding 50S ribosomal protein L36 is translated as MKVRASAKKICKDCKVVRRKGRVRVICKNPKHKQRQG